The Leptospira inadai serovar Lyme str. 10 genome includes the window CACTTAACAGGGCCGGAGAATAATTGCTCCTTATTCCCTTCGAATGTAAATATACTTTGTATCTACTGCCCAGGCTATAATAAAAAAATAGATATAATACGGTCCTTAGGAATGGGGAAATTCTTAAATTCTCTTCTTTCTTTAAGTATTTCCAGCTCTTATAAGTCCAATAGTATTGATAAAATGTAAACGTTGATAAATACAGAAGAATGAACTTCCAAGCCGGCAATACTTTGGATTTTATTTCTTTTGCGACTGGCTTTTTTTCTTCCATTATTCTTTCTTTTCGTTTTTGTGGAGATCGCGATAAGACTCCCTTGCCTACTATAGCGAGCACGATTTTTCCTCTGCTCGCTATAGTAAATTTTTTATAAAGGTTAGTCCTTTAAACCTTTCGGAAAGGTTGTCTTTAGATCGGTTACAAACTGTCCGTATATTTCCTTCACCATTTCGGCATAACGAAAGTCATTCGGGAGGTCATAAATCCACCCTACTTCGCTAAAT containing:
- a CDS encoding tyrosine--tRNA ligase, coding for MEEKKPVAKEIKSKVLPAWKFILLYLSTFTFYQYYWTYKSWKYLKKEENLRISPFLRTVLYLFFYYSLGSRYKVYLHSKGIRSNYSPALLSVSIILFILSWRLKDPYWIIATFSFFSYLPLLNAMNSFREKEETGKVILKSKLALLQYIPISLGFGLYLFSVLNLVLDSLGISVFSEHKS